In Sphingomonas sp. BGYR3, the genomic stretch GCTATGCCGCCGATGCGCGGTTGAAGCAGGATCTGGTGCGCGATCACCTGGCCGGCAAGGAAATGGAAGTCGGCCGTTATTATCAGCAGCGCGGCCAGTGGCTGTCGGGCACCATCCGGTTCCGCAAGGTCGTCGACGAGTTTCAGACGACCAGCCATGCGCCAGAGGCGCTGATGCGGCTGACCGAATGTTACCTGGCGCTGGGGCTGCGGCCCGAAGCGGTGAAGACCGCCGCCGTGCTTGGCGCCAATTATCCCGGTACCGAATGGTATGAGCGCGCCTATTCGCTGGTGCGCGAAAATGTGCCCGATGCGCCGGTGACGGCGGCGCGCGGCAGCTGATCCGCCGGGCGGGGCCGGGCCGGGACAGGGCCATGCCATGCTGACCGCATTGTCCATCCGCGACGTCGTGCTGATCGAGGCACTGGACCTGGCGTTCGAGCGCGGTCTGGGCGTGTTGACCGGCGAAACGGGCGCGGGCAAATCCATCCTGCTGGACGCGCTGGGGCTGGCGCTGGGCGCGCGCGGCGACAGCGGGCTGGTGCGGCAGGGCGCGCCACAGGCGGTGGTGACGGCCAGTTTCGACGTGGCGCCGGGCCATGCGGCGATCCATGCGCTGATCGCGGAAAACGGGCTGGACGCCGAACCGGGCGAGCCGCTGACCATCCGCCGGATCGTCAAGGCCGATGGCGGCAGCCGGGCGTTCGTCAACGACCAGCCGGCATCGGCGGCACTGCTGCGCGAACTGGGCGGGATGCTGGTCGAAATCCATGGCCAGCATGACGATCGCGGCCTGCTCAACCCGCGCGGGCACCGGGCGATGCTGGACAGTTTCGGGCGGCTGAACCCGGGCGAGGTCGCTGGCCTGCACGCCGCATGGCGCGCAGCCGAGGCGCGGCTGGCCGAGGCGCTGGCCGAACAGGAAACGGCGGACCGCGACCGCGAATGGCTGGACCATTCGGTTGCCGAGCTGACCCGGCTGGCCCCCGAACCGGGGGAGGAGGCGGAGCTGGCCGAGCGGCGGGCGACGATGCAGCGCGGCGAGAAGGTGGCGGGCGAATTGCAGGCGATCGCCGAATTGCTGGACGGCAGCGACGGCGCGCTGACCCGGCTGCGCCAGGCGGCCCGCATCCTGGAGCGGGTGGGCGAGGACCATGATGCGCTGGCCGAGGCGCTGGCCGCGGTGGACCGGGCGATCATCGAAACCGCCAATGCGCAGGATCAGGTGGACGTCGCGGCAGAGGCGCTGGCATTCGACCCCGCCCGGCTGGAGGCGGATGAGGCGCGGTTGTTCGAACTGCGCGCGCTGGCCCGCAAGCATCGGGTGCAGCCGGACGAACTGGCCGACCTGACCGAGCAGCTGTCGGCGCGGCTGGCGCTGATCGAAGGCGGCGGGGCGGCGATTGCCCGGTTGCAGGCCGAGGTAAAGGCAGCGCGCGACGCCTATCAGGCGGCGGCGGCGGCGCTGAGCGCGGCGCGGGTCGAGGCGGGGCAGCGGCTGGACGCGGCCGTGGCGGCCGAGCTGGCGCCGCTGAAGCTGGATGCCGCGCGGTTCCGCACCGTGGTGGAGCCGCTGGCCGAGGGGCAATGGGCGGCATCGGGCATGGACCGGGTGGAGTTCGAGGTGTCGACCAACACCGGCGCGCCGTTCGCGCCGCTGATGAAGATTGCATCGGGCGGCGAATTGTCCCGCTTTATCCTGGCGATGAAGGTGGCGCTGGCCGAGCGGGGCGGGGCGGCGACGCTGATCTTTGACGAAATCGACCGGGGCGTCGGCGGCGCGGTGGCGAGCGCGATTGGCGAGCGGCTGGCGCGGCTATCGTCCGGCGCGCAGCTGCTGGTGGTGACGCACAGCCCGCAGGTCGCGGCGCGGGGCAGCCAGCATTACCGCATCGCCAAGGCGAATGACGGGCGGGTGACGCGCACGGGCGTCGTGCTGCTGAACGAAGGCGAGCGGCGCGAGGAGATCGCCCGGATGCTGTCCGGCGCGGAGATCACGGACGAGGCGCGGGCACAGGCGGAACGGCTGCTGGAGGTGGCGTGACGCCCGGCGGGCGGAGCCGGGTCAGCGGATCTGCCACACCCTGAGCGGGGTTTCGCCGGGCAGCGTGACGG encodes the following:
- the recN gene encoding DNA repair protein RecN, producing the protein MLTALSIRDVVLIEALDLAFERGLGVLTGETGAGKSILLDALGLALGARGDSGLVRQGAPQAVVTASFDVAPGHAAIHALIAENGLDAEPGEPLTIRRIVKADGGSRAFVNDQPASAALLRELGGMLVEIHGQHDDRGLLNPRGHRAMLDSFGRLNPGEVAGLHAAWRAAEARLAEALAEQETADRDREWLDHSVAELTRLAPEPGEEAELAERRATMQRGEKVAGELQAIAELLDGSDGALTRLRQAARILERVGEDHDALAEALAAVDRAIIETANAQDQVDVAAEALAFDPARLEADEARLFELRALARKHRVQPDELADLTEQLSARLALIEGGGAAIARLQAEVKAARDAYQAAAAALSAARVEAGQRLDAAVAAELAPLKLDAARFRTVVEPLAEGQWAASGMDRVEFEVSTNTGAPFAPLMKIASGGELSRFILAMKVALAERGGAATLIFDEIDRGVGGAVASAIGERLARLSSGAQLLVVTHSPQVAARGSQHYRIAKANDGRVTRTGVVLLNEGERREEIARMLSGAEITDEARAQAERLLEVA